The Oreochromis niloticus isolate F11D_XX unplaced genomic scaffold, O_niloticus_UMD_NMBU tig00000457_pilon, whole genome shotgun sequence genome includes a region encoding these proteins:
- the LOC109199812 gene encoding E3 ubiquitin-protein ligase TRIM17-like: MASRSEEDLCCPVCQEVFRDPVILSCSHSFCKDCLKRWWRERPTHQCPVCKKISVYDPPLNRALKNLCESFLQERDQRASEDLCSLHSEKLKLFCLDHQQPVCLVCRDSEKHTKHRFRPIDEAAQRHKKKLQETLEPLKKKLKVCEEVQVKFDQTAEHIKVQARHTERQIKEQFKKLQQFLAEEEEARLAALREEEEQKSGMMKEKIWILIDMTAPHSCSRCCRMLVRALKVKLLCMG; the protein is encoded by the exons atggCTTCCAGATCAGAGGAGGATCTCTGCTGTCCGGTCTGTCAGGAGGTCTTCAGAGATCCTGTTATTCTGTCATGTagccacagcttctgtaaaGACTGTCTGAAGAGATGGTGGAGAGAGAGACCAACACACCAGTGTCCAGTTTGTAAGAAAATATCAGTGTATGATCCACCTTTAAACCGAGCTTTAAAGAACCTGTGTGAGTCGTTCTTACAGGAGAGAGATCAGAGAGCTTCAGAGGatctctgcagtctgcactctgagaaactcaaactcttctgtctggaccatcagcagccagtgtgtctcgtctgcagagactcagaaaaacacaccaagCACAGATTCAGACCCATCGATGAAGCTGCACAACGACACAAGAAGAAACTTCAGGAAACTCTGGAGCCcttaaagaagaagttaaaggtttgtgaagaagttcaagtgaagtttgatcaaacagcagaacacattaaggtccaggcccgacacacagagaggcagattaaggagcagtttaagaagcttcagcagtttctagcagaggaagaggaggccaggctggctgcactgagggaggaagaggagcagaagagtgggatgatgaaggagaag ATTTGGATCcttattgacatgacagcaccacacagctgctccagatgctgcaggatgctggTCAGGGCTCTAAAAGTCAAACTTTTATGTATGGGTTAA